The following are encoded in a window of Providencia rettgeri genomic DNA:
- a CDS encoding TIGR04255 family protein: protein MSANHLVYVLSKIEFMGITEGRFSSLVEEFIEKFRLHYPIFDSNKVREGIEIKLNDGGVPRIEKIEQRICVLLSMNSDWSIRLSTDSLVVQTKVYKNFAGLSERIEPVLQFIKSKFEINYLKSVSIRYINNFDYNPDYDFKDVIKRRDFLQPDLNGWRKGGSNLSSTYVIEDNAVAINSGIALNGTKIPPELFDISSDFADFSSTVKGPMALLDINSFYIPRRKGESNDFNINEILDKLSELRDNANIIFNDIVITQ from the coding sequence ATGAGTGCTAACCATTTAGTATATGTACTCTCAAAAATTGAATTCATGGGAATAACTGAGGGGCGATTTTCTTCTTTAGTCGAGGAATTTATAGAAAAATTTAGATTACATTATCCTATATTTGATAGTAATAAGGTAAGGGAAGGGATTGAAATAAAATTGAATGATGGTGGAGTGCCGAGAATAGAAAAGATAGAGCAGAGAATTTGTGTTCTTTTATCGATGAATTCTGACTGGTCTATTCGTCTCTCTACAGACTCCCTTGTTGTTCAAACAAAGGTTTATAAAAATTTTGCAGGGTTATCCGAGCGGATAGAACCTGTTCTTCAGTTCATTAAGAGTAAGTTTGAAATAAACTATCTCAAGAGTGTGTCAATTAGATATATAAATAATTTTGATTACAACCCTGATTATGATTTTAAAGATGTAATAAAACGTCGTGATTTCCTACAGCCGGATTTGAATGGATGGCGTAAAGGTGGAAGTAATTTAAGTTCAACGTATGTTATTGAGGATAATGCGGTTGCCATTAATAGCGGAATAGCATTGAATGGAACAAAGATTCCTCCTGAACTATTTGATATATCGTCAGATTTTGCGGATTTTTCCAGTACGGTAAAAGGGCCTATGGCATTATTAGATATAAATTCATTTTATATTCCGAGAAGAAAAGGAGAGAGTAATGACTTTAATATCAATGAGATACTGGATAAATTAAGTGAATTAAGAGATAATGCAAATATCATATTTAATGATATAGTAATTACCCAGTAA
- a CDS encoding phage portal protein: MSRKNKKRQSQTLAQKTDSASMEAFTFGDPIPVLDKREIFDYLECVQIDNYYEPPISFNGLARTFRAAPHHSSAIYVKRNILTSTFIPNKYLSRQTFDSWALDFLLFGNGYLEERNNRLGQSLNFKHSPAKFTRRGVDLETYWFVQYGYDIKPYEFQTGKVFHLIEPDINQELYGLPEYLAAIPSVLLNESATLFRRKYYLNGSHAGYILYISDAAQKTDDVDKIREALKSSKGLGNFRNLFLYAPGGKKDGIQTIPLSEAAAKDEFLNIKNVSRDDMLAAHRVPPQIMGIIPENVGGFGDVEKAAKVFVRNELMPLQSKMMQLNDWFGGEIIKFEKYSLDLDDE, from the coding sequence ATGAGCCGTAAAAATAAAAAACGCCAATCACAAACACTGGCGCAAAAAACCGACAGCGCATCAATGGAAGCATTCACTTTCGGTGACCCAATCCCCGTACTGGATAAGCGTGAAATTTTTGATTATTTAGAATGTGTGCAAATTGATAATTACTATGAGCCGCCCATTAGTTTTAATGGCCTTGCTCGCACGTTCCGTGCAGCTCCACACCATAGCAGCGCAATTTATGTAAAACGTAATATTCTCACCAGTACCTTTATTCCTAATAAATATTTAAGTCGTCAGACGTTTGATAGTTGGGCATTAGATTTTTTACTGTTTGGTAATGGGTATCTTGAAGAACGAAATAACCGTCTGGGGCAATCACTGAATTTCAAACATTCGCCGGCTAAGTTTACCCGCCGCGGTGTTGACTTAGAAACTTACTGGTTTGTGCAATATGGCTACGATATTAAACCGTATGAATTTCAAACGGGCAAAGTGTTTCACTTGATTGAGCCGGATATTAACCAAGAGTTATACGGTTTGCCGGAATATCTCGCGGCAATCCCCTCCGTACTGCTTAATGAATCGGCAACACTATTTCGCCGTAAATATTATCTCAATGGTTCGCACGCAGGCTATATCTTGTATATCAGTGATGCAGCACAAAAAACCGATGATGTGGATAAAATTCGTGAAGCCCTGAAAAGCAGCAAAGGGCTGGGAAATTTCCGCAATTTATTTTTGTATGCACCAGGGGGAAAGAAAGACGGCATCCAAACAATCCCACTCTCTGAGGCGGCGGCAAAAGATGAATTCCTCAATATTAAAAATGTGAGCCGTGACGACATGTTAGCGGCACACCGTGTGCCACCACAAATCATGGGGATCATTCCTGAAAATGTGGGCGGCTTTGGTGATGTTGAGAAAGCGGCAAAAGTATTTGTGCGCAATGAGTTGATGCCGTTACAAAGTAAGATGATGCAATTGAATGATTGGTTTGGCGGGGAGATTATAAAGTTTGAAAAGTATTCTCTGGACTTAGACGACGAATAA
- a CDS encoding terminase ATPase subunit family protein, translating into MKTLHDFDPRKRAMHLYFNGYRIARIAEILKEKAATIHSWKRRDKWDEITPVERVEMTLEMRLCTLISKENKEGKDYKEIDLLYRQVERHAKIHKYQNGGNEVDLNPKLANRNKGERRTPEKNLFSEEQIEKLEEIFRENMFAYQKVWYGAGHKHRIRNILKSRQIGATYFFAREAFMDALTTGRNQIFLSASKAQAHVFKGYIIDMAREVDVDLKGDPIVLPNGATLYFLGTNARTAQSYHGNLYLDEYFWIPKFQELRKVASGMAMHKKWRQTYFSTPSALTHSAYPFWSGKLFNRGRRKADHIEVDISHQALVNGMMCGDGQWRQIVTIEDAMRGGCNLFDIDQLYLEYSPDEFENLLMCEFVDDIASIFNLQLMQKCMVDSWEIWDDVQPLMIRPYAFHPVWIGYDPAKGTQNGDSAGCVVIAPPLHKGGKFRILEHHQWRGMDFRAQSDAIKELTERYNVQYIGIDSTGIGHGVLQNVREFFPAAKEFVYNPALKNALVLKAYDVISHDRLEYDAGSNDITQSFMAIRRATTASGNRPTYEADRSEEASHADLAWATMHALYNEPITGENHNQHNIVEVF; encoded by the coding sequence ATGAAAACATTACACGATTTTGACCCAAGAAAACGCGCCATGCACCTGTATTTTAACGGGTACCGAATTGCGCGCATTGCTGAAATCCTAAAAGAAAAAGCCGCCACTATCCACAGTTGGAAACGCCGCGATAAATGGGATGAAATCACTCCCGTTGAGCGCGTAGAAATGACGCTGGAAATGCGACTTTGTACGCTAATCAGCAAAGAAAATAAAGAGGGAAAAGACTATAAAGAAATCGACTTGCTTTATCGCCAAGTGGAGCGGCATGCCAAAATTCACAAATACCAAAACGGCGGTAATGAGGTAGATTTAAACCCGAAACTGGCCAATCGCAATAAAGGTGAACGCCGCACCCCTGAGAAGAATTTATTTAGCGAAGAACAGATTGAAAAGCTGGAAGAAATCTTTCGTGAAAATATGTTTGCGTACCAAAAGGTTTGGTACGGCGCAGGCCATAAACACCGCATTCGTAACATATTAAAATCACGGCAAATCGGGGCAACCTATTTTTTTGCTCGAGAAGCCTTTATGGATGCGCTGACCACTGGACGCAATCAGATTTTTCTCTCTGCAAGTAAAGCACAGGCCCATGTCTTTAAAGGCTATATCATTGATATGGCGCGAGAGGTTGATGTTGACTTAAAAGGTGACCCTATTGTTTTACCCAATGGCGCAACACTTTATTTTCTTGGTACTAATGCTCGAACTGCGCAAAGCTATCACGGCAATCTGTACTTAGATGAATATTTCTGGATACCCAAATTCCAAGAATTACGCAAAGTCGCCTCCGGTATGGCCATGCACAAGAAATGGCGTCAAACCTACTTTTCGACCCCATCCGCACTAACACACAGCGCGTATCCGTTCTGGTCAGGCAAATTATTTAATCGTGGTCGTCGTAAGGCCGATCACATTGAGGTCGATATCAGCCATCAAGCGTTAGTGAATGGCATGATGTGCGGGGATGGTCAGTGGCGGCAAATTGTCACCATTGAAGATGCCATGCGCGGCGGATGTAATTTATTCGATATTGATCAACTCTATTTAGAATACAGCCCTGATGAATTCGAAAACTTGCTGATGTGTGAGTTTGTCGACGATATCGCATCCATTTTCAATTTGCAGCTAATGCAAAAATGCATGGTGGACAGTTGGGAAATATGGGACGACGTTCAACCGTTAATGATACGCCCCTATGCTTTCCATCCCGTTTGGATTGGTTACGACCCTGCAAAAGGTACTCAAAACGGAGATAGTGCCGGTTGCGTAGTGATTGCCCCACCGCTACATAAAGGCGGTAAGTTTCGCATACTTGAACATCACCAATGGCGCGGCATGGATTTTCGCGCACAATCGGATGCAATAAAAGAACTCACTGAGCGCTACAACGTGCAATACATCGGGATTGATTCCACAGGTATTGGCCATGGTGTCCTGCAAAACGTACGCGAATTTTTCCCCGCCGCAAAAGAATTTGTCTATAACCCTGCGTTAAAAAATGCGTTAGTGCTTAAGGCTTATGACGTGATTAGCCATGACCGCCTTGAATATGATGCGGGAAGCAATGATATCACGCAATCTTTTATGGCCATTCGCCGTGCCACTACCGCCAGTGGTAACCGCCCAACTTATGAAGCTGACCGCAGTGAGGAAGCCAGCCATGCCGATTTAGCGTGGGCAACCATGCATGCGCTTTATAACGAACCGATCACCGGTGAAAATCACAATCAACATAATATCGTCGAGGTCTTTTAA
- a CDS encoding GPO family capsid scaffolding protein, translated as MTKKSKPVRLCVEGATTDGRKVQRQWLTDIEKNYDKNVYGARINMEHMNYSWMPRFGDVESVYTEEISEGALKGKLALYGILSPTDSLIEMNRKRQKVYTSVEINPNFSDMNSAYLVGLAVTDNPASLGTSMLEFSTGADKAATFSERKQDKDNVFTAAEETVIEFTEEENKPEKPSLKDRIMAKFSRERQRNDVELNDIHQAVELCAEEQTETAQKLTRLETQVKALSGIKEENETLRSELDQLKKDLSQQDNQQHRPTSFGGNTTNTENLTDC; from the coding sequence ATGACCAAAAAATCTAAACCTGTGCGCCTTTGTGTTGAGGGAGCCACAACCGATGGGCGTAAAGTACAGCGCCAATGGTTAACGGATATCGAAAAAAACTATGACAAAAATGTCTACGGTGCCCGTATCAACATGGAGCATATGAATTATTCATGGATGCCGCGTTTCGGTGATGTGGAATCTGTCTACACAGAAGAAATCAGTGAAGGAGCTCTGAAAGGTAAGCTTGCTCTATACGGGATTTTATCGCCAACAGATTCATTAATTGAGATGAATCGTAAGCGTCAAAAGGTATACACCTCCGTTGAAATTAACCCTAATTTTTCCGACATGAATTCGGCTTATTTGGTGGGATTGGCTGTGACGGATAACCCCGCCAGTCTCGGCACGAGCATGTTGGAATTTAGTACTGGTGCAGATAAAGCCGCGACTTTCTCAGAACGCAAGCAAGATAAAGATAACGTCTTTACGGCGGCGGAAGAAACGGTGATTGAATTTACCGAAGAAGAAAACAAACCAGAAAAACCCAGCTTGAAAGATCGCATCATGGCGAAATTCAGTCGCGAACGTCAGCGCAATGATGTTGAACTCAATGACATTCACCAAGCGGTAGAGCTTTGCGCGGAAGAGCAAACCGAAACTGCACAAAAGCTGACTCGGCTTGAAACACAAGTCAAAGCGTTATCGGGTATCAAAGAAGAAAATGAAACCCTGCGCAGTGAGCTGGACCAACTCAAAAAAGATTTGAGCCAGCAAGATAATCAGCAACACCGCCCCACGTCTTTTGGCGGCAATACAACCAACACTGAAAACCTGACTGATTGCTAA